In Eupeodes corollae chromosome 3, idEupCoro1.1, whole genome shotgun sequence, a single genomic region encodes these proteins:
- the LOC129951554 gene encoding uncharacterized protein LOC129951554 isoform X2, translating to MYPQINEKAGLNDAPPTYDETIRQQPYPTAPTAPIAPSTGYIPPLPIQTQPQLHQQQQQPIILVQSGFTSTRSSSMHFGVS from the exons atgtatcCACAAATCAACGAAAAAGCCGGCTTAAATGACGCACCACCAACTTATGATGAAACCATCCGACAACAACCATATCCAACCGCTCCAACAGCACCAATAGCTCCATCAACAGGATACATTCCACCTCTGCCAATTCAAACACAGCCCCAGCTacatcagcagcaacaacaaccaatTATTTTGGTCCAAAGTGG CTTTACATCCACTAGGTCCTCGTCCATGCACTTTGGTGTGTCCTAG
- the LOC129951554 gene encoding lipopolysaccharide-induced tumor necrosis factor-alpha factor homolog isoform X1: MYPQINEKAGLNDAPPTYDETIRQQPYPTAPTAPIAPSTGYIPPLPIQTQPQLHQQQQQPIILVQTLHPLGPRPCTLVCPSCHQQQKTKVRTEPSLKTHLIAAILCFFGSCCCACLPYCIDTCKNTNHYCSNCNAYIGMYKK; this comes from the exons atgtatcCACAAATCAACGAAAAAGCCGGCTTAAATGACGCACCACCAACTTATGATGAAACCATCCGACAACAACCATATCCAACCGCTCCAACAGCACCAATAGCTCCATCAACAGGATACATTCCACCTCTGCCAATTCAAACACAGCCCCAGCTacatcagcagcaacaacaaccaatTATTTTGGTCCAAA CTTTACATCCACTAGGTCCTCGTCCATGCACTTTGGTGTGTCCTAGTTGTCATCAACAACAAAAGACCAAAGTTAGAACCGAACCATCTTTAAAGACCCATCTAATAGCAGCCATTTTATGCTTTTTCGG GTCTTGCTGTTGTGCATGTCTGCCGTACTGTATTGATACttgtaaaaatacaaatcattatTGCAGCAATTGCAATGCTTACATTGGAAtgtataaaaaatag
- the LOC129949927 gene encoding lipopolysaccharide-induced tumor necrosis factor-alpha factor homolog: protein MDYNNPPSYDQATGNSTTQQPPPQRSYPKPPIGFVPADNFSNIPPVQQHPIYPTNYPQQQGQPQPIPTTRVIYVQNQGLPLGPREVYLTCPHCHVQKLTRIDPEPSSKTHLMAALLCILGFWCCACLPYCIESCMNVNHYCGNCNNFLGTYTSDGVVR from the exons ATGGATTACAATAACCCACCCTCTTACGATCAAGCGACTGGAAACAGTACCACTCAGCAGCCACCACCTCAACGATCATATCCAAAACCACCAATAGGATTCGTTCCTGCTGATAATTTCTCCAACATTCCGCCAGTTCAACAACATCCAATTTACCCCACAAACTACCCCCAACAACAAGGACAACCACAACCAATTCCAACTACAAGAGTTATTTATGTCCAAA ATCAAGGGCTTCCGCTTGGACCAAGGGAGGTTTACTTGACGTGTCCACATTGTcatgttcaaaaattaacacGAATCGATCCTGAACCGAGTTCCAAAACACATCTTATGGCTGCACTTTTGTGTATTTTAGG attctGGTGCTGTGCTTGCCTGCCATATTGCATAGAAAGTTGTATGAACGTCAACCATTATTGTGGAAATTGTAATAATTTCCTTGGCACATATACGAGTGACGGTGTTGTTCGGTGA
- the LOC129952509 gene encoding lipopolysaccharide-induced tumor necrosis factor-alpha factor homolog, which translates to MDQKHSMMYPSLTGRPGQASSTSQNNAEPPVEAPPSYDMAMGAPSPSTQIGFQNPSQYHPPTISGGLESYNVDPIQHPVAVEEPESESLKLGPRPSKITCPECGERRRTRMHFTANRRTHIFAVVLCLVGWCCCACTIPYCMRSCKTGHHYCSKCNRFLGSYDRNDY; encoded by the exons atggatcaaaaacatTCCATGATGTATCCAAGTCTGACAGGGCGACCAGGTCAAGCGTCATCTACGTCACAAAATAATGCAGAGCCGCCGGTGGAAGCGCCACCATCGTACGATATGGCGATGGGCGCTCCTTCCCCATCCACTCAAATTGGCTTTCAGAACCCATCCCAATATCATCCACCTACAATCAGTGGTGGCTTGGAAAGTTACAATGTCGATCCAATACAACATCCCGTAGCCGTCGAAGAACCAg AATCTGAATCTCTTAAACTGGGTCCCAGACCGTCAAAAATCACTTGTCCTGAATGTGGAGAACGTCGGAGGACCCGAATGCATTTTACGGCCAACCGAAGGACCCACATATTTGCTGTGGTTCTCTGTCTTGTAGG atgGTGCTGCTGTGCATGTACTATACCCTATTGCATGAGGAGTTGTAAGACTGGTCATCATTATTGTTCCAAGTGTAACAGGTTCCTAGGTTCATACGACCGGAATGATTACTGA